A portion of the Heliangelus exortis chromosome 28, bHelExo1.hap1, whole genome shotgun sequence genome contains these proteins:
- the R3HDM4 gene encoding R3H domain-containing protein 4, giving the protein MCMSPPLPITPPRIGTPVQPHPSDATSCRESPVNRTMVVLRGGAGSEEPYPRIEDCLPPLEDSPSKRFSPSKRKQYYINKAIRNSDLIPRAKGRKSLQRLENTRFLMTLLERDECGSDEGELAPSAPPSIFTEACNNETYVEIWNDFMNRSGEEQERVLLYLEEEAGRKHRRKLPGKSRDKWKAAEHPADTPQECFQRISRRLRATLKRGRIPMGTLEGLEEELLAFFSVTPRSVYTALMDNSFERLLLHALCQYMDLISASSNIEGKRQMKVSNKHHVFLPPELLLSDYLEQMS; this is encoded by the exons ATGTGTATGAGTCCCCCTCTCCCAATAACCCCGCCCCGCATCGGGACTCCCGTGCAGCCCCACCCCTCTGACGCCACTTCCTGCAGGGAGTCTCCGGTAAACCGGACCATGGTGGTGctgcggggcggtgcggggtCGGAGGAGCCTTACCC GAGGATCGAGGACTGCCTGCCCCCGCTGGAGGACTCCCCATCCAAGAGGTTCTCCCCCTCCAAGAGGAAGCAGTACTACATCAACAAGGCCATCCGCAACTCCGACCTCATCCCCAGGGCCAAGGGCCGCAAGAGCCTGCAGAGGCTGGAGAACA ctcgTTTCCTGATGACGCTTCTGGAGCGAGATGAATGTGGGAGCGATGAGGGTGAGCTtgccccctctgcccccccgAGCATCTTCACCGAGGCCTGTAACAACGAGACCTACGTGGAG ATCTGGAACGACTTCATGAACCGGtcaggagaagagcaggagcGAGTCCTGCTCTacctggaggaggaggctgggaggaAGCACAGGAGGAAGCTGCCGGGCAAGAGCAGGGACAAGTGGAAag ctgcagagcacccCGCAGACACCCCCCAGGAGTGTTTCCAGCGCATCAGCCGCCGCCTCCGCGCTACCCTGAAGCGGGGCCGGATCCCTATG GGGACACTGGAGGGTCTGGAGGAGGAGCTCCTGGCTTTCTTCTCTGTCACCCCTCGCTCCGTCTACACCGCGCTGATGGACAACAG CTTTGAACGGCTCCTGCTCCACGCGCTCTGCCAGTACATGGACCTCATCTCTGCCA GTTCCAACATCGAAGGGAAACGTCAGATGAAAGTGAGCAACAAACACCACGTCTTCCTGCCCCCCGAGCTCCTGCTCTCAGACTACCTGGAGCAGATGAGCTGA
- the ARID3A gene encoding AT-rich interactive domain-containing protein 3A isoform X1: protein MKLQAVMENLQRQQRARLQQALEARQQEQQQQRSTPPPPAQPPPVPGQTPTSTPARSRAQDPAPAPSEEGAEPESAHIQRAQMAALAAMRAAAAGLSHSSSPGLSDESQASEEEEEEEEEGERGEEEDGGFQQEMGSEEEDLKGKWDEDDFEEDLGEEEEEEEEEEEEDYEEEEDMGEEGLSSAEAVRAGAGSLLLRKPLAPQHYRGEQQRLPGGPERPPPGPGQAQPPPPAPDHGDWTYEEQFKQLYELDGDPRRKEFLDDLFSFMQKRGTPVNRIPIMAKQVLDLYMLYTLVTEKGGLVEVINKKLWREITKGLNLPTSITSAAFTLRTQYMKYLYPYECEKRGLSNPNELQAAIDSNRREGRRQGFGSSLFTYSPSGTHGLLSSPKLPVPALGLASATNGGSITPVQKIKKEEDSPIPISMPSRLPVSLAGHPVVAAQAAAVQVAAAAQAVALEQLREKLESGEPPEKKLALVTDEQQRLMQRALQQNLLAMTAQLPMSIRINSQGTRSPGQCRRRPPAPQSHRGPWPRRARSPGSPPAENRQDSAAGAGSNGTNSISMSVEINGIVYTGVLFAQTPGPSSSSSSSLPSSAYTKGNGGGSRSSGSAVGSGGGTVPPPTPASLAVPPSSTSNNVSP, encoded by the exons ATGAAGCTGCAGGCAGTGATGGAGAACCTGCAGCGGCAGCAGCGCGCGCGGCTGCAGCAGGCGCTGGAAGCGcggcagcaggagcagcagcagcagcgctCGACGCCACCGCCCCCGGCGCAGCCCCCTCCAGTCCCGGGACagacccccaccagcaccccagcccGCAGCCGCGCCCAAGACCCGGCCCCAGCGCCCTcagaggagggagcagagcccgaGAGTGCGCACATCCAGCGGGCACAGATGGCTGCGCTGGCTGCCATGCGGGCAGCGGCCGCCGGCCTCAGCCACTCGTCCAGCCCGGGGCTGTCGGATGAGAGCCAGGcctctgaggaggaggaggaagaggaggaagagggggagcgtggggaggaggaagatggcGGGTTCCAGCAGGAGATGGGCTCCGAGGAGGAGGATCT GAAGGGCAAGTGGGATGAAGACGACTTTGAAGAAGAcctgggtgaggaggaggaggaagaggaggaggaggaagaggaagattacgaggaggaggaggacatgGGAGAGGAAGGGCTGAGCTCAGCTGAGGCAGTGCGGGCAGGAGCGGGATCCCTGCTGCTCCGCAAGCCCCTGGCACCGCAGCACTACCGGGGCGAGCAGCAGCGGCTGCCGGGGGGACCGGAGCGGCCGCCCCCTGGACCGGGCCAGGCACAGCCCCCCCCACCGGCACCTGACCATGGTGACTGGACCTATGAGGAGCAGTTCAAGCAA CTCTACGAGCTGGATGGTGACCCCAGGAGGAAGGAGTTCCTGGACGACCTCTTCAGCTTCATGCAGAAGCGAG ggacccccGTGAACAGGATCCCCATCATGGCCAAGCAGGTGCTGGACCTGTACATGCTGTACACGCTGGTGACGGAGAAGGGCGGCCTGGTGGAGGTGATCAACaagaagctgtggagagagatCACCAAGGGGCTGAACCTCCCCACCTCCATCACCAGCGCTGCCTTCACCCTGCGCACCCA GTACATGAAGTACCTGTACCCCTACGAATGTGAGAAGCGGGGACTGAGCAACCCCAACGAGCTGCAGGCGGCCATCGACAGCAACCGGCGGGAAGGCCGCCGGCAGGGCTTTGGCAGCTCCCTCTTCACCTACTCGCCCAGCGGCACCCAtggcctcctctcctcccccaagCTGCCGGTGCCGGCGCTGGGTCTGGCCTCAGCCACCAACGGCGGCTCCATCACTCCCGTCCAGAAGATCAAGAAAG AGGAAGactctcccatccccatctccatgcCCAGCCGGCTGCCCGTCTCGCTGGCCGGACACCCCGTGGTGGCAGCCCAGGCCGCCGCAGTGCAGGTGGCAGCGGCCGCCCAAGCCGTGGCCCTGGAGCAGCTGCGGGAGAAGCTGGAATCGGGAGAGCCCCCGGAGAAGAAGCTGGCGCTGGTGACGGACGAGCAGCAGCGGCTGATGCAGCGGGCGCTCCAGCAGAACCTGCTGGCCATGACTGCCCAGCTGCCCATGAGCATCCGCATCAACAGCCAGGGCACCCGCTCGCCAGGTCAGTGCCGGCGCCGTCCCCCCGCCCCGCAGAGCCACCGCGGGCCCTGGCCCCGGCGGGCTCGGTCACCCGGCTCTCCCCCGGCAGAGAACCGCCAGGACTCGGCCGCCGGCGCGGGCAGCAACGGCACCAACAGCATCAGCATGTCCGTGGAGATCAACGGGATCGTCTACAcag gtgTGCTGTTTGCCCAGACCCCTggaccttcctcctcctcctcctcctcgctgCCCTCCTCTGCCTACACCAAAGGCAACGGCGGTGGCAGCCGGAGCAGCGGCAGCGCGGTGGGGAGCGGTGGTGGCACCgtgcccccccccaccccagccagcCTGGCCGTGCCCCCCAGCTCTACCTCCAACAACGTTTCGCCTtaa
- the ARID3A gene encoding AT-rich interactive domain-containing protein 3A isoform X2, giving the protein MKLQAVMENLQRQQRARLQQALEARQQEQQQQRSTPPPPAQPPPVPGQTPTSTPARSRAQDPAPAPSEEGAEPESAHIQRAQMAALAAMRAAAAGLSHSSSPGLSDESQASEEEEEEEEEGERGEEEDGGFQQEMGSEEEDLKGKWDEDDFEEDLGEEEEEEEEEEEEDYEEEEDMGEEGLSSAEAVRAGAGSLLLRKPLAPQHYRGEQQRLPGGPERPPPGPGQAQPPPPAPDHGDWTYEEQFKQLYELDGDPRRKEFLDDLFSFMQKRGTPVNRIPIMAKQVLDLYMLYTLVTEKGGLVEVINKKLWREITKGLNLPTSITSAAFTLRTQYMKYLYPYECEKRGLSNPNELQAAIDSNRREGRRQGFGSSLFTYSPSGTHGLLSSPKLPVPALGLASATNGGSITPVQKIKKEEDSPIPISMPSRLPVSLAGHPVVAAQAAAVQVAAAAQAVALEQLREKLESGEPPEKKLALVTDEQQRLMQRALQQNLLAMTAQLPMSIRINSQGTRSPENRQDSAAGAGSNGTNSISMSVEINGIVYTGVLFAQTPGPSSSSSSSLPSSAYTKGNGGGSRSSGSAVGSGGGTVPPPTPASLAVPPSSTSNNVSP; this is encoded by the exons ATGAAGCTGCAGGCAGTGATGGAGAACCTGCAGCGGCAGCAGCGCGCGCGGCTGCAGCAGGCGCTGGAAGCGcggcagcaggagcagcagcagcagcgctCGACGCCACCGCCCCCGGCGCAGCCCCCTCCAGTCCCGGGACagacccccaccagcaccccagcccGCAGCCGCGCCCAAGACCCGGCCCCAGCGCCCTcagaggagggagcagagcccgaGAGTGCGCACATCCAGCGGGCACAGATGGCTGCGCTGGCTGCCATGCGGGCAGCGGCCGCCGGCCTCAGCCACTCGTCCAGCCCGGGGCTGTCGGATGAGAGCCAGGcctctgaggaggaggaggaagaggaggaagagggggagcgtggggaggaggaagatggcGGGTTCCAGCAGGAGATGGGCTCCGAGGAGGAGGATCT GAAGGGCAAGTGGGATGAAGACGACTTTGAAGAAGAcctgggtgaggaggaggaggaagaggaggaggaggaagaggaagattacgaggaggaggaggacatgGGAGAGGAAGGGCTGAGCTCAGCTGAGGCAGTGCGGGCAGGAGCGGGATCCCTGCTGCTCCGCAAGCCCCTGGCACCGCAGCACTACCGGGGCGAGCAGCAGCGGCTGCCGGGGGGACCGGAGCGGCCGCCCCCTGGACCGGGCCAGGCACAGCCCCCCCCACCGGCACCTGACCATGGTGACTGGACCTATGAGGAGCAGTTCAAGCAA CTCTACGAGCTGGATGGTGACCCCAGGAGGAAGGAGTTCCTGGACGACCTCTTCAGCTTCATGCAGAAGCGAG ggacccccGTGAACAGGATCCCCATCATGGCCAAGCAGGTGCTGGACCTGTACATGCTGTACACGCTGGTGACGGAGAAGGGCGGCCTGGTGGAGGTGATCAACaagaagctgtggagagagatCACCAAGGGGCTGAACCTCCCCACCTCCATCACCAGCGCTGCCTTCACCCTGCGCACCCA GTACATGAAGTACCTGTACCCCTACGAATGTGAGAAGCGGGGACTGAGCAACCCCAACGAGCTGCAGGCGGCCATCGACAGCAACCGGCGGGAAGGCCGCCGGCAGGGCTTTGGCAGCTCCCTCTTCACCTACTCGCCCAGCGGCACCCAtggcctcctctcctcccccaagCTGCCGGTGCCGGCGCTGGGTCTGGCCTCAGCCACCAACGGCGGCTCCATCACTCCCGTCCAGAAGATCAAGAAAG AGGAAGactctcccatccccatctccatgcCCAGCCGGCTGCCCGTCTCGCTGGCCGGACACCCCGTGGTGGCAGCCCAGGCCGCCGCAGTGCAGGTGGCAGCGGCCGCCCAAGCCGTGGCCCTGGAGCAGCTGCGGGAGAAGCTGGAATCGGGAGAGCCCCCGGAGAAGAAGCTGGCGCTGGTGACGGACGAGCAGCAGCGGCTGATGCAGCGGGCGCTCCAGCAGAACCTGCTGGCCATGACTGCCCAGCTGCCCATGAGCATCCGCATCAACAGCCAGGGCACCCGCTCGCCAG AGAACCGCCAGGACTCGGCCGCCGGCGCGGGCAGCAACGGCACCAACAGCATCAGCATGTCCGTGGAGATCAACGGGATCGTCTACAcag gtgTGCTGTTTGCCCAGACCCCTggaccttcctcctcctcctcctcctcgctgCCCTCCTCTGCCTACACCAAAGGCAACGGCGGTGGCAGCCGGAGCAGCGGCAGCGCGGTGGGGAGCGGTGGTGGCACCgtgcccccccccaccccagccagcCTGGCCGTGCCCCCCAGCTCTACCTCCAACAACGTTTCGCCTtaa